One part of the Saprospiraceae bacterium genome encodes these proteins:
- the thrS gene encoding threonine--tRNA ligase: protein MIQISFPDGRIQDYPIGTTAFQIAQSISEGLARNVLAAKVNGEIVDSNRPIESNATLQLLTWSDKEGKSTFWHSSAHLMAEALERFFPGVKFGIGPPIEHGFYYDIDTGDTVLSSNDLIKIEQKMVELARENNPYIRESISKADAIHYFKQKGDEYKLELIQELQDGSITLYKQGQFTDLCKGPHIPNTGFIKAVKLTSIAGAYWRGDEKRKQLTRIYGITFPKAKELEEYLLLLEEAKKRDHRKLGQELELFMFSEKVGAGLPIWLPKGTALRQRLEDFLKAEQIKRGYTPVITPHIGHKNLYITSGHWEKYGEDSFQPIKTPREGEEFLLKPMNCPHHCEIYGHKPRSYKDLPLRIAEFGTVYRYEQSGELHGLTRVRSFTQDDAHIFCTPEQVKAEFLNVLDLTMLVIKKLGFESFTAQISLRDPLDKEKYIGSDENWNKAEQAIIDATKEVDLETTVELGEAAFYGPKLDFMVKDALGRSWQLGTIQVDYNLPERFQLEYIGADNAKHRPVMIHRAPFGSMERFIGVLTEHCAGKFPLWLTPEQFAILPVSDKYLDYAKDVLIQLQAAGFRGDIDDRIESIGKKIRDNELKKIPYMLIVGEKEVEHKTISVRKQGSGDQGSETIEAFVKQLNAAL from the coding sequence ATGATACAAATTAGCTTCCCCGATGGAAGAATTCAAGATTATCCAATTGGAACAACCGCTTTTCAAATTGCGCAATCTATAAGTGAAGGATTGGCGAGAAATGTTCTAGCCGCTAAAGTAAATGGCGAGATCGTAGACTCCAACAGGCCTATAGAATCAAATGCCACCCTACAATTATTAACGTGGAGCGATAAAGAAGGAAAATCTACCTTTTGGCATTCTTCAGCGCATTTGATGGCTGAAGCTCTTGAGCGATTTTTCCCAGGTGTCAAATTTGGAATTGGACCTCCCATAGAACATGGCTTTTATTATGATATAGATACCGGAGATACTGTTTTATCATCCAATGATTTGATCAAAATTGAACAAAAAATGGTAGAACTCGCAAGAGAGAATAATCCATATATAAGAGAATCTATTTCAAAAGCAGATGCGATTCATTATTTCAAGCAAAAGGGAGATGAATACAAATTAGAATTGATTCAGGAACTCCAGGATGGAAGTATAACGCTTTACAAGCAAGGTCAATTTACAGATTTATGCAAAGGTCCACATATTCCAAATACAGGATTTATTAAAGCTGTAAAACTTACAAGTATTGCCGGTGCTTATTGGAGAGGAGATGAAAAGCGGAAACAACTTACCCGGATTTACGGAATTACCTTCCCAAAGGCAAAAGAACTTGAAGAATATTTATTGCTCTTAGAAGAAGCAAAGAAAAGAGATCACCGCAAATTGGGCCAGGAATTAGAATTGTTCATGTTTTCTGAAAAAGTAGGTGCTGGTCTTCCAATCTGGTTACCAAAAGGTACGGCATTGCGACAACGATTAGAAGATTTTCTCAAAGCGGAGCAAATTAAAAGGGGATATACTCCTGTAATTACACCGCATATTGGACATAAAAACTTGTATATTACGAGTGGACATTGGGAGAAATATGGTGAAGATTCTTTTCAACCAATAAAAACACCAAGAGAAGGTGAAGAATTTCTTTTGAAACCAATGAACTGTCCTCACCATTGTGAAATTTATGGACATAAGCCGAGATCCTATAAAGACCTACCATTGCGGATCGCTGAGTTTGGAACTGTTTATAGATATGAACAGAGTGGTGAATTGCATGGCTTAACAAGAGTTCGTTCTTTCACACAAGATGATGCGCATATTTTTTGTACTCCGGAGCAAGTAAAAGCTGAGTTTTTAAATGTATTGGACTTAACCATGCTTGTTATAAAAAAATTGGGTTTCGAAAGTTTTACAGCACAAATTTCATTGCGGGATCCATTGGATAAAGAAAAATATATTGGATCTGATGAAAATTGGAATAAAGCGGAGCAAGCAATTATAGATGCTACGAAAGAAGTTGATTTAGAAACTACGGTTGAACTTGGTGAAGCAGCATTTTATGGACCAAAATTAGATTTTATGGTAAAAGATGCATTAGGGAGATCCTGGCAATTGGGTACCATCCAGGTTGATTATAATTTACCGGAAAGATTTCAATTAGAATATATAGGTGCCGATAATGCAAAGCATCGACCGGTTATGATACATCGGGCCCCATTCGGTTCTATGGAGCGTTTTATTGGCGTATTGACAGAGCATTGTGCCGGCAAATTTCCACTTTGGTTAACACCAGAACAATTTGCTATTTTACCTGTGAGTGATAAATATTTAGATTATGCTAAGGACGTTTTGATTCAACTTCAAGCTGCAGGATTCCGGGGTGATATTGATGATCGCATTGAATCCATTGGAAAAAAGATCAGGGATAATGAATTAAAGAAAATTCCATACATGCTGATCGTTGGAGAAAAAGAAGTTGAGCATAAAACAATTTCTGTAAGAAAACAAGGATCTGGTGATCAGGGATCAGAAACGATTGAAGCGTTTGTTAAGCAATTGAATGCCGCACTTTAA
- a CDS encoding dodecin domain-containing protein, whose protein sequence is MSVLKVIEIMSSSKKSWEDATATGIAKASKTLKNVKSAWVQDQSVTVEKGKVKEYRVSLKLSFEVL, encoded by the coding sequence ATGTCAGTATTGAAAGTTATTGAAATCATGTCATCTTCTAAAAAATCTTGGGAAGATGCAACTGCAACTGGAATTGCTAAAGCATCAAAAACCCTTAAGAATGTAAAATCTGCCTGGGTTCAGGATCAATCTGTCACTGTTGAGAAAGGAAAAGTGAAAGAATACAGGGTTTCATTAAAATTGAGCTTCGAGGTACTTTAA